The following coding sequences lie in one Arachis ipaensis cultivar K30076 chromosome B05, Araip1.1, whole genome shotgun sequence genomic window:
- the LOC107643819 gene encoding uncharacterized protein LOC107643819 isoform X1 yields the protein MDCNKEEAMRAKDIAQMKMKNRDFTGARKFALKAQKLYPHLENLAQMISVCDVHCSAEQKLFGNEMDWYGILQLEQTASDETIKKHYRKFALLLHPDKNNFVGAEAAFKLIGEAQRVLLDKDKRYQHDMKRGVPVNKTASSCHNQQKAYTNSNSSVKTNVRHNFTNSSHRQQQSRQTAQQGPNNSRPTFWTSCPFCKVKYQYYKEVLNKSLRCQNCHKPFIAFNVDKQRTSRANDSSRPESGQHKDDQHHGTSKEGPRAQGNLHSERSNAETFEKKGSANVSGKTNGNKKRKQMEESSENHSEIHDEVRGKQAAGGSKEMDENSEHSYPDLTSKAKHHPNVYLYPDAEFNDFDMFKRKECFVAGQIWAIYDTADAMPRFYALIRNVLSPGFKVKIMWFEPHPDDNDEINWVNEDLPVACGKYKPGRTDITEDHLMFSYMVSFENICGNTFKVYPRKGEIWALYKNWDIKWYMDVESHQQYEFELVEILSDYADGVGLFVAYLFKLKGFVSLFCRSMKASNCPLQIPPAELYRFSHRVPSFKMNGEKGVNVPKGTYELDPACLPMNIEEIDAPEGLDMEIGHSSYGSENTTPLMTSEDVSAGKVNLERINLMKETKDSVNYSVNPHAPIASTSEAIEVPESLLFDFEAGRSLEKFHVGQIWAFYSDEDGLPKYYGQIIKIKTSPDVELNVTWLTCCWLPEITIRWEDQDMLISCGRFKISHTVQQSVYSNTSSISHLVHADPVGEGEYYAIFPSKGEVWAIYKTWSSKIKCSDLKNCVYDIVEVLGGNDLWTEVRVLELVSGFSSVFRSQSTVELRIPREELLRLSHQIPAFKLTEEHGNLRGFWQVDPGALPSHFSSK from the coding sequence ATGGACTGCAATAAAGAAGAGGCCATGAGGGCCAAGGATATTGCTCAAATGAAGATGAAAAACAGGGATTTTACAGGGGCCCGCAAATTTGCTCTTAAGGCTCAGAAGTTATATCCTCATCTGGAGAATCTAGCTCAAATGATAAGTGTATGCGATGTCCACTGCTCTGCTGAGCAGAAATTGTTTGGCAATGAGATGGATTGGTATGGAATTCTTCAACTTGAGCAGACAGCTAGTGATGAAACAATTAAGAAGCACTACAGGAAATTTGCCCTCCTACTTCATCCTGACAAAAACAATTTTGTTGGTGCAGAAGCTGCTTTTAAGCTGATTGGGGAAGCTCAAAGGGTGCTCTTAGACAAAGATAAACGATATCAGCATGACATGAAACGTGGAGTTCCAGTCAACAAAACTGCTTCATCATGTCATAATCAGCAGAAGGCTTATACAAATTCTAATTCTTCGGTGAAAACAAATGTCAGACACAATTTTACAAACTCAAGTCATCGTCAGCAGCAATCCAGGCAGACAGCACAGCAGGGACCAAACAATAGCCGCCCAACCTTTTGGACTAGCTGTCCATTTTGCAAAGTGAAGTATCAGTATTACAAAGAAGTTTTAAATAAATCTCTTCGCTGTCAAAATTGCCACAAGCCTTTCATTGCATTTAATGTGGATAAGCAACGCACTTCACGAGCAAATGATTCAAGTCGGCCAGAGTCTGGACAACATAAAGATGATCAGCATCATGGTACTTCCAAGGAAGGTCCTAGAGCTCAAGGAAATTTGCATTCTGAGCGGTCTAATGCAGAAACTTTTGAGAAAAAGGGCTCTGCTAACGTCTCTGGAAAGACCAATGGAAATAAAAAGAGGAAGCAGATGGAGGAGTCAAGTGAAAATCATAGTGAAATTCATGACGAGGTCAGAGGAAAACAAGCAGCGGGAGGCTCTAAGGAGATGGATGAAAATTCAGAGCATTCTTATCCAGATTTAACCTCCAAAGCAAAACATCATCCAAATGTTTACTTATATCCTGATGCAGAGTTCAATGACTTTGACATGTTCAAGAGAAAAGAATGTTTTGTTGCTGGGCAGATTTGGGCTATTTATGATACAGCAGATGCCATGCCTAGATTCTATGCTTTAATCAGAAATGTTCTCTCTCCTGGATTCAAGGTCAAGATAATGTGGTTTGAGCCACATCCAGATGACAATGATGAAATCAACTGGGTAAATGAGGATTTGCCTGTAGCTTGTGGTAAGTATAAACCTGGTAGAACTGACATCACTGAAGATCATTTGATGTTCTCTTATATGGTTTCTTTTGAAAACATTTGCGGCAATACTTTTAAAGTGTATCCTAGAAAGGGAGAAATTTGGGCTCTATATAAAAATTGGGATATCAAATGGTACATGGATGTTGAATCACATCAGCAGTATGAATTTGAGCTTGTTGAAATTTTGTCAGATTATGCTGACGGTGTTGGTTTATTTGTTGCTTATTTGTTTAAGTTGAAAGGTTTTGTAAGTCTCTTCTGTCGAAGTATGAAGGCAAGTAACTGCCCACTTCAAATTCCGCCAGCAGAGCTATACAGATTCTCTCACAGGGTTCCATCTTTCAAGATGAATGGTGAAAAAGGTGTAAATGTTCCTAAAGGAACTTATGAACTTGATCCTGCATGTTTGCCGATGAATATTGAAGAGATTGATGCTCCAGAAGGTTTGGATATGGAGATTGGTCATAGTTCATATGGAAGTGAGAATACAACACCTTTGATGACATCTGAGGATGTATCTGCAGGTAAGGTTAATTTGGAAAGAATCAATTTGATGAAGGAAACTAAGGATTCTGTTAATTATTCGGTCAACCCTCATGCTCCCATAGCTTCTACCTCAGAAGCTATTGAAGTCCCAGAATCTTTGTTGTTTGATTTTGAAGCTGGGAGGTCTCTTGAAAAGTTCCATGTCGGTCAGATTTGGGCATTTTACAGTGATGAGGATGGATTGCCGAAGTACTATGGTCAGATTATTAAGATCAAGACTAGCCCAGATGTGGAATTGAATGTTACTTGGCTTACTTGCTGCTGGCTTCCAGAAATTACTATTAGATGGGAAGACCAAGACATGCTTATTTCCTGTGGCAGATTTAAAATTAGTCACACAGTTCAACAGAGTGTTTACAGCAATACCTCTTCTATTTCCCATCTTGTGCATGCTGATCCTGTTGGCGAGGGCGAATATTATGCCATCTTCCCAAGTAAAGGTGAAGTTTGGGCCATATATAAAACATGGTCAAGTAAAATCAAATGTTCTGACTTGAAAAATTGTGTGTATGACATAGTGGAAGTTCTTGGGGGAAACGATTTGTGGACAGAAGTTCGAGTTTTGGAGTTGGTCAgtggtttcagttcagttttcaGGAGCCAATCAACTGTAGAATTGAGAATCCCGAGAGAAGAATTGCTTAGGCTCTCTCATCAAATCCCAGCTTTCAAACTGACAGAAGAGCATGGCAATTTGAGAGGCTTTTGGCAAGTTGATCCAGGGGCTCTACCAAGCCACTTCAGCTCAAAATAG
- the LOC107643819 gene encoding uncharacterized protein LOC107643819 isoform X2: MSTALLSRNCLAMRWIEAAFKLIGEAQRVLLDKDKRYQHDMKRGVPVNKTASSCHNQQKAYTNSNSSVKTNVRHNFTNSSHRQQQSRQTAQQGPNNSRPTFWTSCPFCKVKYQYYKEVLNKSLRCQNCHKPFIAFNVDKQRTSRANDSSRPESGQHKDDQHHGTSKEGPRAQGNLHSERSNAETFEKKGSANVSGKTNGNKKRKQMEESSENHSEIHDEVRGKQAAGGSKEMDENSEHSYPDLTSKAKHHPNVYLYPDAEFNDFDMFKRKECFVAGQIWAIYDTADAMPRFYALIRNVLSPGFKVKIMWFEPHPDDNDEINWVNEDLPVACGKYKPGRTDITEDHLMFSYMVSFENICGNTFKVYPRKGEIWALYKNWDIKWYMDVESHQQYEFELVEILSDYADGVGLFVAYLFKLKGFVSLFCRSMKASNCPLQIPPAELYRFSHRVPSFKMNGEKGVNVPKGTYELDPACLPMNIEEIDAPEGLDMEIGHSSYGSENTTPLMTSEDVSAGKVNLERINLMKETKDSVNYSVNPHAPIASTSEAIEVPESLLFDFEAGRSLEKFHVGQIWAFYSDEDGLPKYYGQIIKIKTSPDVELNVTWLTCCWLPEITIRWEDQDMLISCGRFKISHTVQQSVYSNTSSISHLVHADPVGEGEYYAIFPSKGEVWAIYKTWSSKIKCSDLKNCVYDIVEVLGGNDLWTEVRVLELVSGFSSVFRSQSTVELRIPREELLRLSHQIPAFKLTEEHGNLRGFWQVDPGALPSHFSSK; the protein is encoded by the exons ATGTCCACTGCTCTGCTGAGCAGAAATTGTTTGGCAATGAGATGGATTG AAGCTGCTTTTAAGCTGATTGGGGAAGCTCAAAGGGTGCTCTTAGACAAAGATAAACGATATCAGCATGACATGAAACGTGGAGTTCCAGTCAACAAAACTGCTTCATCATGTCATAATCAGCAGAAGGCTTATACAAATTCTAATTCTTCGGTGAAAACAAATGTCAGACACAATTTTACAAACTCAAGTCATCGTCAGCAGCAATCCAGGCAGACAGCACAGCAGGGACCAAACAATAGCCGCCCAACCTTTTGGACTAGCTGTCCATTTTGCAAAGTGAAGTATCAGTATTACAAAGAAGTTTTAAATAAATCTCTTCGCTGTCAAAATTGCCACAAGCCTTTCATTGCATTTAATGTGGATAAGCAACGCACTTCACGAGCAAATGATTCAAGTCGGCCAGAGTCTGGACAACATAAAGATGATCAGCATCATGGTACTTCCAAGGAAGGTCCTAGAGCTCAAGGAAATTTGCATTCTGAGCGGTCTAATGCAGAAACTTTTGAGAAAAAGGGCTCTGCTAACGTCTCTGGAAAGACCAATGGAAATAAAAAGAGGAAGCAGATGGAGGAGTCAAGTGAAAATCATAGTGAAATTCATGACGAGGTCAGAGGAAAACAAGCAGCGGGAGGCTCTAAGGAGATGGATGAAAATTCAGAGCATTCTTATCCAGATTTAACCTCCAAAGCAAAACATCATCCAAATGTTTACTTATATCCTGATGCAGAGTTCAATGACTTTGACATGTTCAAGAGAAAAGAATGTTTTGTTGCTGGGCAGATTTGGGCTATTTATGATACAGCAGATGCCATGCCTAGATTCTATGCTTTAATCAGAAATGTTCTCTCTCCTGGATTCAAGGTCAAGATAATGTGGTTTGAGCCACATCCAGATGACAATGATGAAATCAACTGGGTAAATGAGGATTTGCCTGTAGCTTGTGGTAAGTATAAACCTGGTAGAACTGACATCACTGAAGATCATTTGATGTTCTCTTATATGGTTTCTTTTGAAAACATTTGCGGCAATACTTTTAAAGTGTATCCTAGAAAGGGAGAAATTTGGGCTCTATATAAAAATTGGGATATCAAATGGTACATGGATGTTGAATCACATCAGCAGTATGAATTTGAGCTTGTTGAAATTTTGTCAGATTATGCTGACGGTGTTGGTTTATTTGTTGCTTATTTGTTTAAGTTGAAAGGTTTTGTAAGTCTCTTCTGTCGAAGTATGAAGGCAAGTAACTGCCCACTTCAAATTCCGCCAGCAGAGCTATACAGATTCTCTCACAGGGTTCCATCTTTCAAGATGAATGGTGAAAAAGGTGTAAATGTTCCTAAAGGAACTTATGAACTTGATCCTGCATGTTTGCCGATGAATATTGAAGAGATTGATGCTCCAGAAGGTTTGGATATGGAGATTGGTCATAGTTCATATGGAAGTGAGAATACAACACCTTTGATGACATCTGAGGATGTATCTGCAGGTAAGGTTAATTTGGAAAGAATCAATTTGATGAAGGAAACTAAGGATTCTGTTAATTATTCGGTCAACCCTCATGCTCCCATAGCTTCTACCTCAGAAGCTATTGAAGTCCCAGAATCTTTGTTGTTTGATTTTGAAGCTGGGAGGTCTCTTGAAAAGTTCCATGTCGGTCAGATTTGGGCATTTTACAGTGATGAGGATGGATTGCCGAAGTACTATGGTCAGATTATTAAGATCAAGACTAGCCCAGATGTGGAATTGAATGTTACTTGGCTTACTTGCTGCTGGCTTCCAGAAATTACTATTAGATGGGAAGACCAAGACATGCTTATTTCCTGTGGCAGATTTAAAATTAGTCACACAGTTCAACAGAGTGTTTACAGCAATACCTCTTCTATTTCCCATCTTGTGCATGCTGATCCTGTTGGCGAGGGCGAATATTATGCCATCTTCCCAAGTAAAGGTGAAGTTTGGGCCATATATAAAACATGGTCAAGTAAAATCAAATGTTCTGACTTGAAAAATTGTGTGTATGACATAGTGGAAGTTCTTGGGGGAAACGATTTGTGGACAGAAGTTCGAGTTTTGGAGTTGGTCAgtggtttcagttcagttttcaGGAGCCAATCAACTGTAGAATTGAGAATCCCGAGAGAAGAATTGCTTAGGCTCTCTCATCAAATCCCAGCTTTCAAACTGACAGAAGAGCATGGCAATTTGAGAGGCTTTTGGCAAGTTGATCCAGGGGCTCTACCAAGCCACTTCAGCTCAAAATAG